One window from the genome of Diabrotica virgifera virgifera chromosome 6, PGI_DIABVI_V3a encodes:
- the LOC126886116 gene encoding uncharacterized protein LOC126886116: MYTSSDEEEALVMLAMEDDNSRKRRKWVHDINLERLKCGEYHTLMPQLRKDDKRCYIYFRMTIYCFDELLHLVENDIRKSDTNYREAISPEERLAITLRYLATGDTFYTIGHSFRVGFSTVSAIVVEVCEALCRNLQHVYLPEPTTEIWKKSEEGFRNTWRFPNFIGSIDDPPEPELGAFQNLDNDPRRAARLAFSVREKFATYFNSGL, translated from the exons ATGTATACATCATCAGATGAAGAAGAAGCTCTTGTAATGTTAGCAATGGAGGACGACAATTCAAG GAAAAGAAGAAAATGGGTTCATGATATCAATCTAGAAAGACTGAAATGTGGGGAATATCACACGCTGATGCCTCAATTACGAAAAGACGATAAAAGATGCTACATTTATTTTAGAATGACAATATATTGTTTCGATGAACTGTTGCACCTTGTAGAAAATGATATTAGAAAATCAGACACGAATTACCGAGAAGCTATTTCTCCCGAAGAACGGTTGGCCATAACATTAAg GTATCTGGCTACCGGAGATACATTTTATACAATAGGCCATAGTTTTAGAGTCGGGTTTTCGACTGTAAGTGCCATAGTTGTGGAAGTTTGTGAAGCTTTATGTAGAAATTTGCAACATGTTTACTTGCCCGAACCAACTACAGAAATATGGAAAAAATCTGAAGAAGGTTTTAGAAATACCTGGCGATTCCCAAATTTTATTGGTAGCATCGATG ATCCACCAGAGCCTGAACTTGGAGCATTTCAAAATTTGGACAATGACCCAAGGAGAGCTGCAAGACTGGCATTTTCTGTTCGAGAAAAATTTGCCACGTATTTTAATTCAGGACTATGA